One Salvia miltiorrhiza cultivar Shanhuang (shh) chromosome 6, IMPLAD_Smil_shh, whole genome shotgun sequence genomic window, AAAAATCCGTGCTAAATCTCCGGGGATATCTCCACATTAAACTTTAATAATTCAGAAAATTACAATTTCACCACTATTGTTTTTGGGAACTAAAAAGAAGATGATGTAATTATTTATAGAATAATAAGAGAAGAAGAACATGAAGAAGAACATAACGCTGCAGAAAGAAggtgaaataaaaagaaagagacgattgtagaaagaaaaaagacgcatgaagaagaagatgaagaggaTGCAACGGCGCTGTGTCAAATTGGAAGAAATAGAGTAGGGCTTTCACGGTTCATTTTTCAGTATATTATTGTATTTGTGTTGTATTCTTTTAAATTAGGTTTGTATCTAATGATGGGCTTCTAAGTTGAATCAGAGCCCAAAATTATTGTTAGGAACTTAGCCGCatgttattaaatttttattttaattaaagatctacaattattaaattaagcGTGGGATATTGAATTAACTTATAGAACTTTAAATatggtttataattatttatttattttgtttgtgtttatgtatgaaattgtttatttattataactagcatttgcatcttGTGCAATACACGAAAAATCTTTTtctatttctatatttatataaaattgataaaaaaaattattatatttataaatataataaaaaataattttaattgaatatatatttgagCTTAATATATATTGACAAAATCAAATCCCTAATTTTCCCTCAATTTGTGCCGCCTTCGTCTCTCTCAAGCGGCGCCGCCGCTTTCCCATTTTCCCTCACCACTCCTTCCCTCAATTTGTGCCGCCTTCGTCTTCCTCAAGCGGCGGCTCGACTCTAGGCGGCACAAATAGCACGGTCCGCCCGAACCGAGAGGCTTCAGAGGCCACCTCCGATTTTGGAAGGTTAGAGGCGGAGGAGGATTGTGGTGACTGAGTATCAGGCGGTGGATTGCAAATCTGGCGGTGGCGAGGCGGTGGATTGGGGTGACTGAGTATCAGGCGGTGGATTGGGGTGGATTTCTTCCCCGCCGAATTGCCCACGAACAGAGCGTCTCCCTTCGCCTCAGGCGAACCACGGCAAGGACCGGAGCAACGGCGGCGACCAGCGAGTTTCCCACTTGCGAACGAAGATGAAGACAGACTCAGCAGAGCGGACACCTTTGGCCAAGAAAGGTGCGGCGGCCTTGAACCAGGGCATCGATTTCACCAGAGCCGAGAGGGCTAGGGCTCGACTCATGCCTCGAAGTGTGAGTGGCGTCGGAGGCAAGGCGCAACCTCACCGGGATTGCGGTGGCTGATTTTGGTTTGCACAGATCTAGGGTTTTGTTGGGCTGATTTTCGTTTGAATTCCTTGTCTTTTTGGGTTGTGCGTGTGTTACAAAGGGAGGATGAGAGGCGAGAGAAGGGAGAGGCGACGACGCCGGTGACGACACCGGCAATGCCGGTGAGGAAGAAGGGGGTGGCGCCTctgtgtggagagagagagagcagaaagGGGGCGGGGCGCAGCAacgtttttttttatttatttttttttatttaaaaaaacttgataaaatgacgtcgttttacaTGCCCGACGGTTAGTCCACGTCtgcaatttccggctgccacgtcaaCTACGTTTAAGATGATGGTCAACGTGTGTGCAAATTACAATTAAATCAAAAAGtggtgtattctggggctaattttgaaggtcgtgtgcaatttgcaaatttgatgatagttcatgtatttttttgctattaacCCATATAAAAACTATATCAATATAATaaggttaattgcatataatatcacgaactttgcccaaaattcattttcttcacgatctttaaatattttattttttatcaaatactttgacatttgttcaattttcccACGATTTTTTCCCCTCAAATCGGAATCGACGTGGCcctgatgtggctcgccggcacACACCATTCCGGTAAATAAAACGTTGTGTTCAGTGTAAACATTAAAACCCTAGTTCCTAAATTAAAAGAAAGCAtcgtccatatatatatatatatatatatatatatatatatatatatatatatatatatatataaaacagcATCcctcttcttccattttccctcttcttcttctttctcgtttccttcttcttcaatctACAAGCTGTGTTCTCTTCCTTCTCTTTTGGTTCTCCCTCTAATTTCATTGTTGTAAACAATGTAGCAAAGGTTGAAACTTCAAAAACAAAGAAGAATTCGGGGTGCGCTTTCTACTTTGATTAAAACCACTCAAATATGCGATTTTGTCACACCACCAGCAATCGGCGTATTTCCCGGCGAAGCACCAGCCAGAAATCGGTGTATTGCCTGACGAAGTACCGACCAGCAATCAGCGCCAACAATCGGCGCACTGGTTTGAAAGACTGAAAACATGAAGCAATCGGCTCCACTGGTTTGGAAGACCTTGACACGAAAACTTCCACACTGATCTGGAGAGGAACCCTTCGATAGAGGTGGTGGAAAGGAAAGCAATTGTTTTTTTCTAGCGCTAACATCAATCTTTGATTTCCTTTTGCccgataaaaatgataaattaaaagaaactagggcttttgtatttatttaatattatatgtgtaatttaaaattcatatatattccacgtcagtgttacgtgtaaaattaaatttacatcACTGCTATATCATTTTCCGGTCATCGGAAAAAAAATCGTgggaaaattgaacaaatatcaaagtatttgataaaaaaatgaaatttttaaagatcgtgaGGAAAATGAATTTCGGACAAAgtttgtgatattatatgcaattaacccatataataattattgtaattttattataattaaaaaaaattcacaaattaAAATTGACATGGCAGTTCAATGACATTAATCGGGTGAATTGACTTCGTCGTAGCATCGTTCCTATTGAAACAATGTCGTTTAGATCATGAAAAAAATTGgtgtgtaaaataaaaaatcgagaTATGCCATTGAGATGTCATGTCAACTTTAATTTTAGCAAAAATCTTTGTCATGataaattatactaatatttaCTACGTTTgtgtaaattttttattttttaaaaaattggtgtACAAAACAAACAATTGTGACAACCCGCCTTAACTAAAGATAGTTAAGCccagtgatctacgactagggatgacATTAAAGAATAATGAGAAAAAATTGATGTTGTAGGCTTATTAGAATTagggcatattatgagtgagtcgaaataattaattcaaactCAAAGGGTTTTTCAAGGGGGTTAAAAGTGGGTAAGATATTTTTTGCTTAAGTGGgcttaaaagaaatttttttttgcttaagTCATCTAAACATTTATTATCAATAATAATGGAATGTTGACTAATAGTAGCACGCAAATTCTAACTATGCTCAAGATACGTCCGTGATATACACATGTTGATCATGATATGTACAGCAAAAATTGGCTCAAAAACTTACATGGTTCATGATTAATTCGTTTCgtcaaattttatttgagaTCTGCCATCGAGATGTCATGTCAACTTTCATTTGAGCGAAAATCTTTGTCAAGATAAATTACAATATTTGCTACGTTTGtttaatttttgatttcttTTAAAATTGGTGTGCAAAACAAACAATTGTCGCAGCCcaccttaactaaggatagttaaggccagtgatctacgactagggatgacAATAAAGAATAAGGAGAAGAAATGGACTGttcaaaaaaaaaggagaagaaaTGGACGTTGTAGGGTTATTAGAATTAGGGCAATATTATGAGTGAGTCGAAAGAACTAAATCAAGCTCAAAGGGGCTTTCAAGGGGATTAACCACTTGGTAAGACATTTTTCGCTTAAATGGCTTAAAGGAAAGAATTTTTTGCCAAGTCATCTAAgcatttattataaaaaaaacaacGGAGTTTTGACTAAGAGTAGCACACAAGTTCTAATTATGCCCAAGATACATCTGTCATATACACATGCTGATCATGATATGTACAACAAAAATTGGCTTAAAAACTTACATGGTTCGTGTTCAATTCGCTTCGTCATACTTGTCTACATATAATCATGCAAAAACTAGAAAAATTCTAAAAACTTGTTTGGTCTTATTTTCTGCACATACTCaaagtaataaaataatttctatAATGCTCACAACACACTAAAAAGAAACAAGACTCGAAAGTCATGTAGGCGGCCCCCCACTCACGCACTTTGCCTTGGACAAAGTGGGTTAGGTAAGGACCAACTCATGGACCTCCAAGAACACAAAAaaataacacacacacacacacacacattctttcctactcacacactttgccttggaCAAAGTGAGTATGAAAGGCtgacaaacaaaacaaaaacacaaaagaGTGGCTATTTCATTCCCCCACCCACACACTTTACATTGGGCAAAGTGGGTGGAGAAGAGGGATAGACCACGACACAGACACAAAAACATGACAAAAGAAAAACAGCAAACAATGGTTGGCAATACAGGCCAACCCAAAACCTAAACTaaacaaaactcaaaataaaaactaaaaacctAAAGACCTAAACAACTTGTGAATTTGAATCTTCTGATAACAACAAAGATCCACACAATAAAACACAAACCAAAACCCAATTTGAAAACGCAGCAACACAGCATATTAAAACCATGCACAAGAAAGTGTAACACCAAGGTTTTACGTGGTTCCAATCGTTGCCGATTGTACATCCAAGGGAGGGTCAACAGTAGATGTTTATTACTCTCACAAGAGGAAGAATGTCTCACACTTTACAATCGAAgaacaaagaagaagaagaagaagatgaaatcTGCATTCACTCGCagaaatcacacacacacagctcACTTGCTGTTAcaactttttctctctctatttttctaACTAACTCAATCACAACTAATTATCCTATTTAATATGGCTATAATTGAATAACACTTTTCTGCATAAGCTTTCAATCATGACCGTTGATAGATGGATGACCGAGATTGCAGCATTACACAAACACCacaacaatctccaccttgatTGCGTAATACAGAGCTACTGTTTTCCCTCCACTTAGCCCCATCACAGAGCTTACCGCCTAGACCTCAGAATAAACACAGGCAACACAGCTTCACAGCTGCTTCTGCACCACTCCAACGAGGTCCAGGCAATGCTTGAACTTTTGCTGAGGCAATGCCTTGGTTAACATATCCGAGGCATTATTCTCAGTTCCAACTTTAACCACCTTAACACTTCTCTTTCCAACAATATCTCTTATGAAATGACATCTCACATCTATATGTTTACTTCGCTCATGGAATACCTGATGCTTCACCAAATGTATAGCACTTTGGCTATCACATCTCACTTCTACAGCATGCTGCTCAATTCCAAATTCACAAAGAATTCCCTTTAACCATAGAGCTTCTTTGACTGCCTCTGTAAGGGTGCCATGTACTCAGCTTCAGTGGTGGAATGTTGCCACAATTTCTTCAACAGTTGTGTATTATGTATCTTCAACATGAGTTTTCTCTCTAATGATCTGGCATAATTTCATAAACACATCCGGATACATTCTATACAACTGCCGAAAACTGTTTGAATCTCCGTCGAGCATATTACGTACAAAATGAAATCATTCCCTAGTCTTTGGTCGTCGCATAAAAGAGTTATCAATAGTCGGAGGCATCGTCATATTATTTCCCAATAAAATGATAATTGTCTTAGTTGCCTCCATCAAGAGCCTAACCTGCTCACAAAGTTCAAGCTCCATTTCTGTTTCAATTTCATCCTCAAGTTCATCTTCCATTTCATCTTCAATTTCACCTTCAATTTTATCTTCATAATTCATGCTGCAATATAAACAATGaaacaataattgaaataataataaaggcaCTTGactaaaaatgcaaaaaaaaaatactaattcattaatgaagaaaataaagtcTTAAAACAAAAAACCAACAAAACAATGTACTCATAAAAAGATGgtcaaacaaaaaaaacataGTTCCAAAAACATGACTGAAATCATCACTATCCTCTAATCTGTGATCTTGTAAGCTATCCAACTTTTACGTTCATCAACAGCCATTTTCAAAAATCCATCTTTTTTTGACTTGGTATCAAGCAAGTCAAATGCTTTGATGCGAATGTCTTCAGTCAAATCTGGGATTTCTTTGATAGCATTCCAAGTTGTATAAGTTTTTtatctttctcttttctttagCATAGTATCTCGTTTCACCAAGAGGCTTTGAACTCCATTCCTTGTGGtagtgatttttttaatttctgccATGAATTTCTGATGCGAACTATTTTCAGTGTGACCAGAATTTATCTCAAACTGGCCTCTACTTCTTTTGGCGGGGCTCTTCTCTGAGTGGAGTCCACAGACACTTCAGGGAATACCAAAGGTGATTTGGAACCGGATGATGGTGGATCATCTTGAGTTAGTCCTACAAACGTCTCATTTTCAGCATAATAATTCAACTCCTCTATGTGCGGAGCTCTATTTTCATCAACTCCTAATGTCCTAGCATCAGTAGCACTACCCAATCCAATTGAGTTTTTCCCTACAGCCACACCGTTTCCAACAGCAATTTTCAAGTCTTCATAATCCGGACAATTTTCATGGCGCAAGTATGCATCTTTTGCGTGAGCCTAACATAATAAAgaacaaatttattaattaactatattatttaaataacactgtgttaaaaaaataattgctAACAAGTTTACCTGACAGTACGCATCCCATACTTCATCCGAGGCCGTGAACTTTTTAGCAATGTTGTCATAGCCAAAACCAGAGTTAAACTTCATGAGTGTTGAATAAGCAGTCCAACGGTTCTTAAACCATTTGATACGGCTTAGGTAGTGGTTATACGTCTTATTACACTGTATTATTTCATTAAGAACATGAAGTATTCTTTCTTCAACAGTTGCTTTACTAAAGATACCACTATTATCATGCCATCCCCGATTCGCAGACTCAACCAAAATTTCTAACAATACATCGCTTTGTTCCTTAGTCCATGGTTCATAGACTGCCCTTTTTTTCGTATCTTGTTGTTGAGAATCTCTCATGATAATATTACTAgacacaaaatatatatacgtatataatACTATATCAATGAATAAAAGCAAAAATAAAGAACAGTTTATAAAGATACAAGATTTATGCAATAGATAAAttgaataagaaaataatatgaaaataCAAGATTTATGAGAAAATACCTTGCTAATAGCTAATGCAGAACCCTAAACTTGTGTTCTTTTTGGAGTCTGCTTCAAAATTTGTGTTATGAAATAAAATCGAGAATCGAGCTGCTATTTATAAAAATCATCGCTGGGCCTAGCGACCGCTGGCTTTTCCGAGCGCCCGCGGCGCCCCAGCAATTGCTGGAATAGTTGGCAACGAGCGCTAAGGTCCAGCGGCCGCTAGCTTCTTGACCGCGGACGCTGGCACCCAGCGAGCGCGGGGATTTTGCAggatttgtgaattctcgtggtcTGTGTTCGAATTTGTTCATGTCTATTTTTTCaacgaaatcaatgaaagtcattccaactTTAAAGTTCATAGATTAACGAATAaacccagattttcatagacttttaaaagtcttgaacgaatacacccagatttttatagacttttaaaaatcttgaacgaatacacccagattttcatagacttttaaaagccTTGAACTAAGACACCCAGACTTTAAAAatctgcagaaatctattaaagtcttgaactaatacaccccccttatttttagaacttataagctatttaggaacttattttgcAAAATACTTtaaaagagcttataaaatCAGCCAAACACCTACCCTCTTACCTTTACCCTAAATGATACACCAAAACATTCAGTACATGTTGAAATTACCCGTAACATTGTTTGATAGAATATAAATACAGTCAAAAAAGAAACCCATAACGTTTCTCATAAGTCACTTCTTCAATGCcactcacaactcacaagtaTTGCTCGTGTATCCTTGCTCTATTCTCTTCCCACCACACTCTAGCATGCATCTCCCCAAATTTCTCCCGGCTGCAACAGTTTCCAACCAAGTCCACAATTCAAAATCTAGTTAGATAATCAATGCATATATTTCATCCTTGAAgcacgtatatatatatagtaatcgAACCCACCTGAACCGAACGCGTCTGAGTTCTCGCCTACCATGAGGCAGAGCTCTGATGGTAATATACACACCGGGCTCGTCCTCTTCCACCCATTCCGTCTCCCCACTGCCAGCGTCTTGGGACGAGCTAGTCCTCAAGGATGCATCCATCGAGGAAGCTTCCGTTTTAGCAGTAGTACCAGTACTAACTATGCTCTGCACAGAGTGTTGCTCGAGCGAATCCGATGAGGAGGAAGCGACGGCCCCTGCTCCGTCACGGCCTAGAGGCGGCGTCACCGGGCTGTGCTCGACCGATTCCATCTTTGTGGCCGTGTCGTCTCCGGGGAGAGGAAATGCTTGCCGATTTAGTCTCTGCACGTTGTATAGTTCCGTCACCTTTTCGCAGTTCTCTGTCCACCACCTTTGTGCTTGCCATTTATTGAACATTTCTCGGCTATAATTTGCTAAAGATTAATATTATTCCAAATACTAATCGTGATGTTGTAGATATGTATCGTGCAAGATTTACTGAGAAATTAAATGAGAGTCAATAATTCTTCACCGCACTTTTAATTACAAATATGTCAATAAATATAGATTTGGATCTGCCTGTTTTTATGATTAGAAACGAATGCAAAAGATTCTTTTTGTACGTggtttttcattttctatttagCGGTTTATTATTTCAGAAAAGAAGACAAAATTAGGTAGTAAGTTCAGTAGTCAAAGCCTAGTTAAATGCATTATTCTAACTAATAAAAGCTAACAAACTTTAATAATACTTGAGGCAACTATTGTTATTATGGCAAGCCACTAAGCTGGGACCTACCTAGATTGTTAAATTAACAAGTATTGCATAGTATTAGAGGACTGAATACCTAACATGGGACTCCATCACCTATAAAATCAGATTTTATTCGACTTCTGCTAGAAAATAATTGGATGGATAAAAAATGCCACCATATgaggaaacaaataaaatgatTAAATCTTATCACGGGAATCTATTGCAAGTCACGGTCCATTCATATATGTTACCAAACCTCCTGTTCAAATGCATGTTTTCATCATAAACTAAAACAGGGAAAAAAACATAATAAGTTGATTGCTATATTCACATTATTGTGGAGGTCATGCATCTTTCTCTTAATTTGACCATTGGTCTTTTGACGACACACAAACGGACAAAAACAAGAAGCAAAACATGATTAGACGAGTAAATTTCTAGCCCTTTTCTGCCACTATATATATCTATTCATAAACTGAGCAGGTAGCAGAGCATCAAATGCCGAAGCTCTACAACCAAATTTTACCTTTTGGAACTGTGTTATGAGGGGGTCCAGCTACCACTTTTCTCTTGGAATTTCTATGATGATGGGAATTATTACTTCCAAATGTATGTCATGATGTCTCAACATCAAAGGGGGTCGAGTAAATGTGAAAAGATTCAGTTTGTTTGCCAGCAGTAGCACCACCCATCTTTCTCATAACTACTACATCACTTTTAGGTTTATCAACCTTACCATACAAGACAGTTTCATAAAGAGCAAATTAAAAGTAGCCCTTTTTGCATGGACTTTGCAAACATGGTTCATTAAGGATTACAGTTTAATACCCCAACTGTTAAGTTTTGAATGGAAATGTTTCGAGCTACacataattacaattaaatatATAGCTGAATTATTGACATATTAACTTACATATTCTGAATCATGCATATTTACATCATTGCTTAGATGCTAGctcatttttaatataattgtGTCACAATTCACGTCAACGACCTCTAACAAACCATGTAACTTTTTCTTGGCTAAACTGAATTTTGGAACATTTTTGTTAGTTTAATTTGTGATAGTTAGGGTTATTAtgtataatttgggacatttatgTTAAAATGGCAATAGTTGGAATATTTCATTGTAATTATGTATGGATaaggatattttttttaaagagtgTACTCCCTCGTTCCAGGAAAATTTGCATTTTTCTTAAGAATTACAAGAGGCATACACCACATAAAGGTTGGAAAATAACCGCACACAGGCGGACCACTACCAACACAAAGGTGAGAAAACATAAATTACACCACTGCATGCAGACGGGaatgaacccaagacctctcacaaagaagAGTCTTTAAGTGCCTCAACTTTGTCATTTGAGCTAGACCTCATTTAAATGTAATCTTAGTTCTCTCTTAGCCTTATAGGCCATACATATCAAATAAAATTGCTGGTAATTAAcctaaaaatacataaaatacatatgCA contains:
- the LOC130988389 gene encoding protein Brevis radix-like 4 — encoded protein: MLTCIARSKQSSNDASPAVDLPPPEKHNSNATPTKQAIKILSSQIKDMALKASGAYRQCAPFAAQTTPHQRRNGSCGGGESDSDRFRWSYRRAGSSGSNSSSALGRRQLEARLKGTPASASGRRVDPVVFVEESEPKEWVAQVEPGVLITFLSLPRGGNDLKQIKFSREMFNKWQAQRWWTENCEKVTELYNVQRLNRQAFPLPGDDTATKMESVEHSPVTPPLGRDGAGAVASSSSDSLEQHSVQSIVSTGTTAKTEASSMDASLRTSSSQDAGSGETEWVEEDEPGVYITIRALPHGRRELRRVRFSREKFGEMHARVWWEENRARIHEQYL